In one Methylobacterium sp. SyP6R genomic region, the following are encoded:
- a CDS encoding di-trans,poly-cis-decaprenylcistransferase, which produces MQSTSSQNTEIHVGLIMDGNGRWAERRGLPRGVGHEAGVATVRRVARAAPGEGIGTLTLYAFSTDNWRRPAAEVTGLMALLRLYLTREVELLRRDGIRLTVIGRRDRLPDGLADAIAAAEAATRAGTRLHLRIALDYSARDAILSAARLAAPDATREDFARLVTGDGAPEVDLVIRTSGEQRLSDFLLWESAYAELHFTPCAWPDFGEAELAAAMAAFRGRQRRFGGVPAAA; this is translated from the coding sequence ATGCAAAGCACTTCTTCACAGAACACCGAGATTCACGTCGGCCTGATCATGGACGGCAACGGCCGCTGGGCGGAACGCCGCGGCCTGCCCCGCGGCGTCGGGCACGAGGCCGGGGTCGCGACGGTGCGGCGGGTGGCGCGGGCGGCGCCCGGTGAGGGCATCGGCACGCTGACGCTCTACGCCTTCTCCACCGACAACTGGCGCCGCCCGGCGGCGGAGGTGACCGGGCTGATGGCCCTGCTGCGCCTCTACCTGACCCGCGAGGTCGAGCTCTTACGCCGCGACGGCATCCGTCTCACGGTGATCGGCCGGCGCGACCGCCTGCCCGACGGCCTGGCCGACGCCATCGCCGCCGCCGAGGCGGCGACCCGCGCCGGGACCCGCCTGCACCTGCGCATCGCCCTCGACTACTCGGCCCGCGACGCGATCCTCTCCGCCGCCCGGCTCGCCGCCCCCGACGCCACCCGCGAGGACTTCGCCCGCCTCGTCACCGGCGACGGCGCCCCGGAGGTCGACCTCGTGATCCGCACCAGCGGCGAGCAGCGCCTCTCCGACTTCCTGCTCTGGGAGAGCGCCTATGCCGAGCTGCACTTCACGCCCTGCGCCTGGCCGGATTTCGGCGAGGCGGAACTGGCCGCGGCGATGGCGGCGTTTCGCGGGCGGCAGCGCCGGTTCGGCGGGGTGCCGGCGGCGGCGTGA
- a CDS encoding NAD(P)H-dependent flavin oxidoreductase, producing the protein MSLPDSLRHALALPVIASPMFIVSGPDLVIAQCVNGIVGSFPALNARPKEALDEWLTRITGALAEAKAADPTRIVAPYAVNQIVHASNDRLEHDLMVCGKHRVPIIITSLRAPDAVVSAVHGWGGLVFHDVTTVRHAEKALEAGVDGLILVCAGAGGHAGTLSPFALVGEVRRFYDGPLILSGAITTGDAILAAQAMGADLAYMGTRFIATQEANAAPAYKEMIVGTTAADVLYTPYFTGVPGNYLKPSVTAAGLDPNALPEVDKTKMNFGSGTTKAWRDIWGAGQGVGTIDDAPATALVIDRLKAEYAAARARLG; encoded by the coding sequence ATGTCCCTGCCCGACAGCCTCCGCCACGCCCTCGCCCTGCCGGTGATCGCCTCGCCGATGTTCATCGTCTCCGGGCCGGACCTGGTCATCGCCCAGTGCGTCAACGGCATCGTCGGCTCGTTCCCGGCCCTCAACGCCCGGCCGAAGGAAGCCCTCGACGAGTGGCTGACCCGGATCACGGGGGCGCTCGCCGAGGCCAAGGCGGCCGATCCCACCCGGATCGTCGCGCCGTACGCCGTCAACCAGATCGTCCACGCCTCGAACGACCGGCTCGAGCACGACCTGATGGTCTGCGGCAAGCATCGGGTGCCGATCATCATCACGTCGCTGCGGGCGCCCGACGCGGTGGTCTCGGCGGTGCACGGCTGGGGCGGCCTCGTCTTCCACGACGTCACCACCGTGCGCCACGCCGAGAAGGCGCTGGAGGCTGGCGTCGACGGCCTGATCCTGGTCTGCGCCGGGGCGGGGGGACATGCCGGCACGCTCTCGCCCTTCGCGCTGGTGGGCGAGGTGCGGCGCTTCTACGACGGGCCGCTGATCCTGTCGGGCGCGATCACCACCGGCGACGCGATCCTGGCCGCCCAGGCGATGGGGGCGGATCTGGCCTATATGGGCACCCGCTTCATCGCCACGCAGGAGGCCAATGCCGCGCCGGCCTACAAGGAGATGATCGTCGGCACTACGGCCGCCGACGTGCTCTATACCCCCTACTTCACCGGCGTGCCGGGCAACTACCTCAAGCCGAGCGTGACCGCCGCCGGCCTCGACCCCAACGCGCTGCCGGAGGTCGACAAGACCAAGATGAATTTCGGGTCCGGCACCACCAAGGCCTGGCGCGACATCTGGGGCGCCGGCCAGGGCGTCGGCACCATCGACGACGCGCCGGCCACCGCATTGGTGATCGACCGGCTGAAGGCGGAATACGCGGCGGCCCGCGCCCGGCTCGGGTAG
- a CDS encoding winged helix-turn-helix domain-containing protein — translation MPEPAPFAYDGLDRVLHERARLSLLTSLASHRKPLAFGDLKQLCGLTDGNLSRHLGVLEEAGLVEIHKGYEGRRPLTTCRLTPAGRERFVAYLAVLERVVRDAAEAARHGEGKGEGEPAPRLA, via the coding sequence ATGCCTGAGCCGGCGCCTTTCGCCTATGACGGGCTCGACCGGGTGCTGCACGAGCGGGCACGGCTCAGCCTGCTCACCTCCCTCGCCTCGCACCGAAAGCCCCTGGCCTTCGGCGACCTCAAGCAGCTCTGCGGCCTGACCGACGGCAATCTCAGCCGCCATCTCGGGGTGCTGGAGGAGGCCGGCCTCGTCGAGATCCACAAGGGCTACGAGGGACGGCGCCCGCTCACCACCTGCCGCCTCACCCCGGCCGGGCGGGAGCGCTTCGTCGCCTATCTCGCCGTACTGGAACGCGTGGTCCGCGACGCCGCCGAGGCCGCCCGCCACGGCGAGGGCAAAGGCGAGGGCGAGCCCGCGCCCCGCCTCGCCTGA
- a CDS encoding Zn-dependent hydrolase: MTTNLSVNGSRLWDTLMVSAGIGTGPRGGLRRLTLTEPDRVMRDQLKSWAEEGGYPLTIDGLGNMVLRREGTEPGLPPVVIGSHLDTQWAGGRFDGILGVLAGLEVLRTLDDLGIATKRAIEVVNWTNEEGARFSPPMLCSLAWSGQATPDWVENRRDRDGIRFGDALDGIGYRGPDAVGGRTIDAYFELHIEQGPALDKAGVPVGIVTGGYPSCGMRIAVEGATAHTGPTPMGERHNALVGAAMVAVAVNDIGWAHADTDAKATAARLDLVPNLPGTLSEYAELFIDMRAPQLETLETMKAALRAALPDCAARSLTQISIAEEWGFGVFSFDDGLIGLLRETAKNLGVPTMDLRSQAGHDAYHVARVAPACMIFTPCRDGITHNEAEDIALEPTLPGVNLLLHAALARANR; the protein is encoded by the coding sequence ATGACCACCAACCTCTCCGTGAACGGCTCCCGGCTCTGGGACACCCTGATGGTGTCGGCCGGCATCGGCACCGGGCCCCGGGGGGGCCTGCGGCGCCTGACCCTGACCGAGCCGGACCGGGTGATGCGCGACCAGCTGAAGTCCTGGGCGGAGGAAGGCGGCTATCCGCTGACCATCGACGGGCTCGGCAACATGGTGCTGCGCCGCGAAGGGACCGAGCCCGGCCTGCCGCCGGTGGTGATCGGCAGCCACCTCGACACCCAATGGGCCGGCGGGCGCTTCGACGGCATCCTGGGCGTGCTGGCGGGCCTGGAGGTCCTGCGTACCCTCGACGATCTCGGGATCGCGACGAAGCGCGCGATCGAGGTCGTGAACTGGACCAACGAGGAGGGCGCGCGGTTCTCGCCGCCGATGCTGTGCTCGCTGGCCTGGTCCGGCCAGGCGACGCCGGACTGGGTCGAGAACCGGCGCGACCGCGACGGCATCCGCTTCGGCGACGCGCTGGACGGCATCGGCTATCGCGGACCGGACGCGGTCGGCGGCCGCACCATCGACGCCTATTTCGAGCTCCACATCGAGCAGGGCCCGGCCCTCGACAAGGCCGGCGTGCCGGTCGGCATCGTCACCGGCGGCTATCCGAGCTGCGGCATGCGCATCGCCGTCGAGGGCGCCACCGCCCATACCGGCCCGACCCCGATGGGCGAGCGCCACAACGCGCTGGTGGGGGCCGCCATGGTGGCGGTGGCGGTCAACGACATCGGCTGGGCCCATGCCGACACCGACGCCAAGGCCACCGCCGCCCGGCTCGACCTGGTGCCCAACCTCCCCGGCACCCTGTCGGAATACGCCGAGCTGTTCATCGACATGCGGGCGCCGCAGCTCGAGACCCTGGAGACCATGAAGGCCGCCTTGCGCGCCGCCCTGCCCGATTGCGCCGCCCGCTCGCTGACGCAGATTTCCATCGCCGAGGAATGGGGGTTCGGGGTCTTCTCCTTCGATGACGGGCTGATCGGCCTGTTGCGCGAGACCGCGAAAAACCTCGGCGTCCCGACCATGGACCTGCGCTCCCAGGCCGGCCACGACGCCTACCACGTCGCCCGGGTCGCTCCGGCCTGCATGATCTTCACCCCCTGCCGGGACGGCATCACCCACAACGAGGCCGAGGACATCGCCCTGGAGCCGACCCTGCCGGGCGTGAACCTCCTGCTCCACGCCGCCCTGGCGCGGGCCAACCGGTAA
- a CDS encoding MBL fold metallo-hydrolase — protein sequence MNRRTLMAGGILAGPVLASAPGLAGGAAAPAADLPGVYRYRLGEDSVTALHEGGVKRPLDAGFVRNAPLPEVQAALAQAFLPTDVLPITFTPLLLTLGGKRVLVDAGFADQGPPGTGGVLRGLALAGIEPGTIDAVVISHFHPDHILGLKRKDGSPTFLNAQVLVPEAEWRFWMDDGRMANPPEALKANLAAVQKTFGSGLKVERYSWDKEVLPGLTALGTPGHTPGHTSFRLESGGKRLLIASDITNHPALFVRHPDWSALFDMDADQARTTRHRMLALAADERLPVAFYHAPFPAAGHIAKAGAAYEFVPLQWGLGLA from the coding sequence ATGAACCGTCGCACCCTCATGGCCGGGGGCATCCTCGCCGGCCCGGTGCTTGCCAGCGCCCCCGGCCTCGCCGGCGGCGCCGCGGCGCCGGCCGCCGACCTGCCGGGGGTCTACCGCTATCGCCTCGGCGAGGACTCGGTGACGGCCCTGCACGAGGGCGGGGTGAAGCGCCCCCTCGATGCCGGCTTCGTGCGCAACGCTCCCCTCCCCGAGGTCCAGGCGGCGTTGGCCCAGGCCTTCCTGCCGACCGACGTGCTGCCGATCACCTTCACGCCGCTCCTTCTCACCCTCGGGGGCAAACGGGTGCTGGTCGATGCGGGCTTCGCCGATCAGGGCCCGCCCGGCACCGGCGGCGTGTTGCGCGGGCTGGCGCTCGCCGGGATCGAGCCGGGCACGATCGACGCGGTGGTGATCAGCCACTTCCACCCCGACCACATCCTCGGCCTCAAGCGCAAGGACGGCTCGCCGACCTTCCTGAACGCGCAAGTGCTGGTGCCGGAGGCCGAATGGCGATTCTGGATGGATGACGGGCGCATGGCGAACCCGCCCGAGGCGCTGAAGGCCAATCTCGCCGCCGTCCAAAAAACCTTCGGGAGTGGCCTCAAGGTCGAGCGCTATTCGTGGGACAAGGAGGTGCTGCCGGGCCTCACCGCGCTCGGCACCCCCGGCCACACGCCCGGCCACACCTCGTTCCGGCTCGAATCGGGCGGCAAGCGGCTCCTGATCGCCTCCGACATCACCAACCACCCGGCCCTTTTCGTGCGCCATCCCGACTGGTCGGCGCTGTTCGACATGGATGCCGACCAGGCCCGGACCACCCGCCACCGGATGCTGGCGCTCGCCGCCGACGAGCGGCTGCCGGTGGCGTTCTACCACGCCCCCTTCCCGGCCGCCGGCCACATCGCGAAGGCGGGTGCGGCTTACGAGTTCGTCCCCCTGCAATGGGGATTGGGTCTCGCCTGA
- a CDS encoding glycosyltransferase family 61 protein: MVDRQLSSDITIKSEVYGPANFPASRIFNELESPAKNVYDACQATFRRAVCEPVSTTLFLPDHACLVGEGDRSVLLEESTWHSEIFFSKWFRNDRSTNWKYLIDRSFEAIEYDEPVANIHHRYNHQYFHWIMDGLSRVWYIKNFIKDSAPKNIKWFGRYVDRKFQSASLELFDLKAEDFITIERDCVVNFKNAYNAAFRFEESLGTLRPDYNSGIYKVGWSSDYLAELRDRADLKTREMPDLGLGEKIYVTRADAEHRRIMNEPLVREVLRKFGFKEFCPGQHSLHEQICAFKNAKFIVGAHGAGLTNIVWAKPDAVVAEFLSNGFYDTGYRFTSNIKGMRHYILKCRVAEHAWGVAFADLEVDIESLEKMLHEIVS; encoded by the coding sequence ATGGTCGATCGGCAGCTGTCGTCCGACATAACGATTAAATCTGAAGTATACGGACCTGCGAACTTTCCTGCGTCTCGTATCTTCAACGAGCTCGAATCTCCCGCAAAAAACGTCTATGACGCTTGCCAGGCGACGTTTCGGCGCGCCGTGTGCGAGCCTGTATCAACTACGTTGTTTTTGCCCGATCACGCATGCCTTGTTGGAGAGGGGGATCGTAGCGTATTATTAGAGGAAAGCACCTGGCATTCTGAGATTTTCTTCTCAAAGTGGTTTCGTAACGACAGGTCGACGAACTGGAAGTATTTGATCGACCGGTCGTTCGAGGCGATAGAATACGACGAGCCGGTTGCCAATATTCACCATAGATACAATCATCAATATTTTCATTGGATAATGGATGGGCTGTCTCGGGTTTGGTATATAAAGAACTTTATCAAGGATTCGGCCCCAAAAAATATAAAATGGTTTGGAAGATATGTGGATAGAAAATTTCAGAGCGCAAGTCTGGAACTTTTTGATTTGAAGGCTGAAGATTTCATCACAATAGAACGTGATTGTGTTGTAAACTTCAAAAATGCATATAATGCAGCGTTTCGATTCGAGGAGTCGCTTGGTACGCTAAGGCCGGATTATAACAGCGGTATATATAAAGTCGGGTGGTCGAGCGACTATCTTGCCGAGCTGCGCGATCGCGCAGATTTGAAAACGCGGGAAATGCCCGATTTAGGATTGGGCGAAAAAATATACGTGACGCGAGCGGACGCTGAGCATCGGCGAATTATGAATGAGCCTCTCGTCCGGGAGGTCCTGAGAAAGTTCGGGTTCAAGGAGTTTTGTCCTGGTCAGCATTCGTTGCATGAGCAGATATGCGCCTTTAAAAACGCAAAGTTTATTGTTGGCGCTCACGGTGCCGGCTTGACAAACATAGTTTGGGCCAAGCCTGACGCTGTTGTGGCAGAGTTCCTGTCTAATGGATTTTATGATACCGGCTATCGGTTCACGTCAAACATTAAGGGAATGCGGCACTATATTTTGAAATGCCGGGTTGCCGAACATGCGTGGGGTGTTGCCTTCGCCGATCTTGAGGTCGATATTGAGTCGCTTGAAAAAATGCTACATGAAATCGTTTCGTAA
- a CDS encoding NAD kinase: MARRFNQIAFIASPTPDARQAAELLMQRYDHVPPEEADVVVGLGGDGLMLQALHRFMGTGKPIYGMNRGTVGFLMNEFHLEDLIERLEVAQRSIVHPLLMVATDVLGLTHTARAVNEVYMLRQTHQTAKLKISIDGQVRLPELIADGVLAATPVGSTAYNLSVGGPILPISSQLIALTPISAFRPRRQGSVLLPNHARIRIEVKDPEYRPVAAVADHTEFRRVARVETQLDRSTDLVMLHDPGQGMDERILREQFG; encoded by the coding sequence ATGGCGCGGCGCTTCAACCAGATCGCCTTCATCGCGAGCCCGACGCCCGACGCCCGCCAGGCGGCCGAGCTCCTGATGCAGCGCTACGACCACGTGCCGCCCGAGGAGGCGGACGTGGTGGTGGGCCTCGGCGGCGACGGCCTGATGCTCCAGGCGCTGCACCGCTTCATGGGCACGGGCAAGCCGATCTACGGCATGAACCGCGGTACCGTCGGCTTCCTGATGAACGAGTTCCACCTCGAGGATCTGATCGAGCGGCTGGAGGTGGCCCAGCGCAGCATCGTCCACCCGCTCCTGATGGTGGCGACAGACGTGCTCGGCCTCACCCATACGGCGCGGGCGGTCAACGAGGTCTACATGCTGCGCCAGACCCACCAGACCGCCAAGCTGAAGATCTCGATCGACGGCCAGGTCCGCCTGCCCGAGCTGATCGCCGACGGGGTGCTGGCGGCGACGCCCGTGGGCTCCACCGCCTACAACCTCTCGGTCGGCGGGCCGATCCTGCCGATCTCGTCCCAGCTCATCGCACTCACCCCGATCTCCGCCTTCCGGCCCCGGCGCCAGGGCAGCGTGCTCCTGCCCAACCACGCCCGCATCCGCATCGAGGTGAAGGACCCGGAATACCGCCCCGTCGCGGCGGTGGCCGACCATACCGAGTTCCGCCGCGTCGCCCGGGTCGAGACCCAGCTCGACCGCTCGACCGACCTCGTGATGCTGCACGATCCCGGCCAGGGCATGGACGAGCGCATCCTGCGCGAGCAGTTCGGCTGA
- the ggt gene encoding gamma-glutamyltransferase gives MGTRIAAFGIGLLSALLVVAVPREAAHAASRAPVAAEHGMVVTAQHLATRVGVDVLKQGGNAIDAAVAVGYALAVVYPAAGNLGGGGFMTIQRADGSRTFLDFREKAPLAATRDMFLDTNGNVIKGASTKSFLAVGVPGTVSGLEEARAKYGTKPRADLIAPAIRLADEGFALDQGDVDMLGTATEDLGKDPASAKIFLNQGQPYRVGDTLVQKDLAGTLRAIGEQGKEGFYKGAVAEALTGASRAQGGLIVQADLDRYATRELPPIECDYRGYRVISAPPPSSGGVVICEMLNILEGYDLAKLGWGSAQAVHYEIEAMRHAYLDRNSYLGDPDFVKNPVDRLTDKAYAGKIRAAIDPQKAGVSAELKPGSAPHEGSNTTHYSIVDSQGNAVSVTYTLNDWFGVRITAPGTGVLLNNEMDDFTAKVGVPNIYGLLQGEANAVAPGKTPLSSMSPTIVTKDGKPVFVTGTPGGSRIITVVLHSILNVIDYGMNVQEAVDAPRLHNQWMPDVTNVERFALSPDTRKILEGMGHKFGPAQPANHLAAILIGAPTLGGQPVGAFRYYGANDPRRNTGSALGY, from the coding sequence ATGGGCACCAGGATCGCCGCATTCGGCATCGGTCTTCTCTCCGCGCTCCTCGTCGTGGCGGTCCCGCGGGAGGCCGCTCACGCCGCCTCGCGGGCGCCGGTCGCCGCCGAGCACGGCATGGTCGTCACCGCCCAGCATCTCGCGACGCGGGTCGGCGTCGATGTGCTCAAGCAGGGCGGCAACGCCATCGATGCGGCGGTCGCGGTCGGCTACGCGCTGGCGGTGGTCTATCCGGCCGCCGGCAATCTCGGCGGCGGCGGCTTCATGACGATCCAGCGCGCCGACGGCAGCCGCACCTTCCTGGATTTCCGCGAGAAGGCGCCGCTCGCCGCCACCCGCGACATGTTCCTCGACACGAACGGGAACGTGATCAAGGGCGCGAGCACCAAGAGCTTCCTCGCCGTCGGCGTGCCCGGCACCGTGTCCGGCCTCGAGGAGGCGCGGGCGAAATACGGCACGAAGCCCCGCGCCGACCTGATCGCGCCGGCGATCCGGCTCGCGGACGAGGGCTTCGCCCTCGACCAGGGCGACGTCGACATGCTGGGAACCGCCACCGAGGATCTCGGCAAGGATCCGGCATCCGCAAAAATCTTCCTGAACCAGGGGCAGCCCTACCGGGTGGGCGACACGCTGGTTCAGAAAGACCTCGCCGGGACGCTGCGGGCGATCGGCGAGCAAGGCAAGGAGGGGTTCTACAAGGGCGCGGTCGCCGAGGCGCTGACCGGGGCGAGCCGGGCGCAAGGCGGGCTCATCGTCCAGGCCGACCTCGACCGCTACGCCACCCGCGAATTGCCGCCGATCGAGTGCGACTATCGCGGCTACCGGGTGATCTCGGCCCCGCCGCCCAGTTCCGGCGGGGTGGTGATCTGCGAGATGCTGAACATCCTCGAAGGCTACGACCTGGCGAAGCTCGGCTGGGGCTCGGCGCAGGCGGTCCATTACGAGATCGAGGCGATGCGCCACGCCTATCTCGACCGCAACAGCTATCTCGGCGACCCCGATTTCGTGAAGAACCCGGTCGACCGGCTGACCGACAAGGCCTATGCGGGCAAGATCCGCGCCGCGATCGACCCGCAGAAGGCCGGGGTCTCGGCCGAGCTGAAGCCCGGCTCAGCCCCGCACGAGGGCAGCAACACCACGCATTACTCGATCGTCGATTCACAGGGCAACGCGGTCTCGGTGACCTACACCCTCAACGACTGGTTCGGCGTGCGGATCACCGCGCCGGGGACCGGCGTCCTCCTCAACAACGAGATGGACGACTTCACCGCCAAGGTCGGCGTGCCGAACATCTACGGCCTGCTCCAGGGCGAGGCCAACGCCGTCGCGCCCGGCAAGACGCCGTTGAGCTCGATGAGCCCGACCATCGTCACCAAGGACGGCAAGCCGGTCTTCGTGACCGGGACGCCGGGCGGCAGCCGGATCATCACGGTGGTGCTGCACAGCATCCTCAACGTGATCGATTACGGGATGAACGTGCAGGAAGCCGTGGATGCCCCACGCCTCCACAACCAGTGGATGCCCGACGTGACCAATGTCGAGCGCTTCGCCCTGTCGCCGGACACCCGCAAGATTCTCGAAGGCATGGGGCACAAGTTCGGCCCGGCCCAGCCGGCGAACCACCTGGCGGCGATCCTGATCGGGGCGCCGACTTTGGGCGGCCAGCCGGTGGGGGCGTTCCGGTATTACGGGGCGAACGATCCGCGGCGGAATACCGGGAGTGCGTTGGGGTATTGA
- a CDS encoding WcbI family polysaccharide biosynthesis putative acetyltransferase — MKRGLVISNCQCQPIKHTMSLYSDNIIFDGFGVHLLPHDNKAHIDTLVADIDKYDVVLAVPLSDHYGEISSEKIGDHVKGDKLVRIVNMYFTGLHPDLTYIGGIAKRVDGPLGDYHSKVALLAYLRGYNADETFKLYTAKVFEALGYFDAATRSIEELKNREQNVDVQFSDILQANYREKPTFFSVNHPTSLMFDLYCQRISAFLEEKIGIKQSGFHKDALFGMNYLAGSAIFPVYPEISNHLGLKYPGSYNFKPTTFGDSPVSTYDLKEMIALEFKAFDDVGKSDLTESHAAQLIDHQYSSIDFSNYF; from the coding sequence ATGAAGCGTGGACTGGTCATCAGCAACTGTCAGTGCCAGCCGATTAAGCATACGATGAGCTTGTATTCTGATAATATAATCTTTGATGGATTTGGAGTTCATCTTCTTCCGCATGACAATAAGGCTCATATCGACACTCTTGTGGCTGATATCGATAAATACGACGTCGTTTTAGCCGTTCCGCTCTCGGATCACTATGGTGAAATTTCCTCGGAAAAAATCGGTGATCATGTAAAAGGCGATAAGCTGGTTCGCATCGTCAATATGTACTTTACAGGGCTTCATCCTGATTTGACGTATATTGGGGGTATCGCGAAAAGGGTTGATGGGCCGCTCGGCGATTATCACAGCAAGGTTGCATTGTTGGCATATTTGCGTGGGTATAATGCAGACGAGACATTCAAATTATATACCGCTAAAGTATTTGAGGCTCTTGGCTATTTCGATGCCGCAACCCGATCGATTGAGGAACTGAAAAACCGCGAGCAGAATGTCGATGTTCAGTTTTCGGATATTCTACAAGCAAACTATCGTGAGAAACCGACCTTTTTCTCGGTCAATCATCCGACTTCGTTGATGTTCGATCTGTATTGTCAAAGAATTTCTGCTTTCCTTGAAGAAAAAATCGGCATCAAACAGAGTGGGTTTCATAAAGACGCTCTTTTTGGCATGAATTACTTGGCGGGATCTGCAATATTCCCAGTATATCCCGAAATCAGCAATCATCTCGGCCTGAAGTATCCAGGATCGTACAACTTTAAGCCGACTACGTTCGGCGACAGTCCTGTCAGTACTTATGACCTTAAGGAGATGATCGCGCTGGAATTTAAAGCGTTCGATGATGTCGGAAAGTCCGATTTGACAGAGAGTCACGCGGCGCAGCTTATAGATCATCAGTACAGCAGTATCGATTTTTCTAATTATTTTTAA
- a CDS encoding TIR domain-containing protein — translation MKIYISYSHKDRDAVERITSRLTQDGHDIWIDSQSLAPGDVIEEKFVEGLAQSDVLIVVVSENSFRSKWVQREFSMLALNQISSRDKRIIPIKIDESEVPSYLADRYYLDLSLNFQAGLEKLSETLRSPILESFTRPATTATSTETRADQIAKLRDALRQGNLTLMCGAGVSVEAGIPAWGNLLVRLLELMMDKLSRSHPQKLGELEAAEFQKRHGASSLILGKFLKNNLGDEFPIKVREALYEAPLLKSPLIESIIQLARPQRHTRSLESIITFNFDSIIEENFDSNQISNRAIYSESIKHKGHEIPIYHVHGYLPRQGELPEKSTLVFSEDAYHTQFIDPFSWSNLIQLTKLTQNTCLLIGISLTDPNMRRLLDVVWRKNPEKTLGHYIIKRKPTSFNGGALDDISKLLEEQDANALGLNVIWIDEYQELPGILTQIAHIR, via the coding sequence GTGAAAATTTATATCAGCTACAGCCACAAAGATCGTGACGCGGTCGAGCGCATCACTTCTCGATTAACACAGGATGGGCATGATATTTGGATCGACAGCCAAAGCTTGGCGCCTGGAGATGTTATAGAAGAAAAATTTGTAGAGGGACTTGCTCAATCTGATGTTCTTATTGTTGTGGTTAGTGAGAATTCGTTCCGTTCAAAATGGGTCCAGCGTGAATTTTCCATGCTTGCCCTCAATCAGATCTCCAGCCGAGATAAGCGCATCATACCTATAAAAATAGACGAATCAGAAGTACCAAGTTATCTCGCAGATAGATATTATCTCGATCTGTCACTTAATTTCCAAGCAGGACTCGAAAAGCTTAGTGAGACGCTTCGTAGCCCTATTTTGGAGTCATTCACCCGCCCTGCTACAACAGCGACATCAACCGAAACTAGAGCAGATCAAATAGCCAAATTGCGCGACGCACTTCGGCAGGGGAATTTAACCCTCATGTGCGGAGCCGGCGTTTCCGTTGAGGCTGGAATCCCAGCATGGGGCAATCTCTTAGTAAGACTTCTTGAATTGATGATGGACAAACTTTCAAGGAGCCACCCTCAAAAACTTGGGGAGTTGGAGGCCGCGGAGTTTCAGAAACGCCATGGAGCATCATCTCTTATATTAGGAAAATTTCTTAAGAACAATTTGGGCGATGAGTTCCCAATCAAGGTCAGAGAAGCCCTGTACGAAGCGCCCCTATTAAAATCCCCTTTAATCGAAAGTATCATACAGCTGGCTCGTCCGCAGCGACACACCAGATCACTTGAGTCTATTATAACATTTAATTTTGATTCTATTATAGAAGAAAATTTTGACTCCAATCAAATTAGCAATAGAGCAATTTATTCCGAGTCAATCAAGCACAAAGGCCATGAAATACCTATCTATCACGTCCATGGATATCTACCTAGACAGGGCGAACTCCCAGAAAAATCCACACTCGTATTTAGCGAAGATGCATATCATACGCAGTTCATTGATCCTTTTAGCTGGTCAAATTTGATACAACTTACAAAATTGACGCAAAATACATGCTTACTAATCGGTATAAGCTTAACAGATCCCAATATGAGGCGCCTGCTAGATGTGGTGTGGAGAAAAAATCCTGAAAAAACTCTTGGACATTACATCATCAAGCGAAAGCCGACCTCATTCAACGGAGGTGCACTGGATGATATCTCAAAATTGCTAGAAGAGCAAGATGCAAATGCGTTGGGATTAAATGTAATCTGGATAGATGAATACCAGGAATTGCCTGGTATCCTCACGCAGATTGCTCACATCAGATAA